Part of the Streptococcus ilei genome is shown below.
ACTTGGCAAAATCTCCACCGAAAATCAACTCCTCCTCTATCTGAAGAGGAATTGAATTCCATCAAGAGTTTTAATGACCTCATTAGTTTACAAGATGTAACAGACATTTATTTACCCCTGACACACTTAATTCAAATCTACAAAAAAGCAAAAGAAGACTTAGCCTTCTCTAAAGGCATCTTCCTCCAACAGGAAAGCAAAAAACAGCCTTTTATGATTGGAATTTCAGGGTCTGTGGCTGTCGGCAAATCAACGACTAGCCGCCTTCTTCAAATCCTTCTTTCTCGGACCTTTTCCGGTTCTACAGTGGAGCTAGTGACGACAGATGGCTTCTTATATCCCAATGCGACTTTGATTGAACAAGACATTCTCAATCGCAAGGGCTTCCCTGAAAGTTATGATATGGAACTTCTCTTGGATTTCCTGAATGGGCTAAAAAATGGTCAGAGTTACCAGATTCCCGTCTATTCTCATGAGATTTATGATATCGTCCCTGACCAGAAGCAAACCATCCAAGCTGCAGACTTCATTATTGTTGAAGGGATCAATGTTTTTCAGAATCCTCAAAATGATCGCCTCTATATGACAGACTTCTTTGACTTCTCCATCTATGTAGATGCTGAGGTTGCCAATATTGAGTCCTGGTATATTGACCGCTTTAAAAAATTATTGGACCGTGCGAATGATGATCCAAGCAACTACTACCATCGCTTTACCAAGCAACCAGAAGCTGAAGTCCTAGCTTTTGCTCATCAGGTATGGGAGTCTATCAACCTCTTAAATCTAAAAGACTACATCGAGCCCACCCGCAACCGTGCTGAACTGATCCTACACAAATCTGCCAACCATGAGATTGATGAAATCTACCTCAAGAGATAAGAGTTTGATAACAAAACCAACTCTAAGAGATAGCGTTTCGAAGAAAAATTAGTTTGGGCTTGTCAAAAGAAAAGTTTTCAGATATAATAAGAGAGTTAGAATATCATTGGAGGTGAAAAAATTGGCAAACATTAAATCAGCTATCAAACGCGCTGAATTGAACGTTAAACACAACGAAAAAAACTCAGCTCAAAAATCAGCTATGCGTACTGCAATCAAAGCTTTTGAAGCAAACCCATCTGAAGAACTTTACCGCGCTGCTAGCTCAGCTATCGATAAAGCAGAAACTAAAGGTTTGATCCACAAAAACAAAGCTAGCCGTGATAAAGCACGTCTTGCAGCGAAACTTGGTTAATCAAGAATTGCATACAAAATGAGCTCTCCGGAGCTTTTTTTGTTGCTTCCATATGAGGAGATACGATGAAAATTACGATTATCGGCTATTCTGGATCAGGAAAATCTACTCTTGCAAAGACCCTTGCTGATCACTATCAACTTTCACTGCTTCACCTAGACCGTCTGCAATTCCTTCCGAATTGGCAGGACAATGACCCTGACAAGATGGAGCAAGAAGTCCTTACTTTTTTAGATACCAAAGAAAACTGGGTCATTGATGGCAACTATGCTTGGTGCCAATACGAGCGCAGATTGGAAGAGTCCGACTGGATTATTTTCCTAAATTTCTCCCGTTGGAACTGCCTTTATCGGGCCTGGAAGCGGGCCCGTCACTTCCGAGGTCAAGTTAGAGACAGCATGGCAACTGGTTGCATTGAAAAATTAGACTGGGAATTCATCCGCTGGGTTCTTTGGGATGGTCGCCAAGCCAGACAGGTCACACGCTATCAGACTGTCGGCCAAACCTATTCAGACAAATTCATCGCTCTCAAAAACCAAAAAGAACTAGACCGTTTCCTAAATAAAGTCAAAAATGACCTACTAGAGTCGAAATAATCACTCGATCTAGTAGATCATTTTTTATTTTCTTTTCTTTTGAGGAAACAAGGGAAGACCCAAGGAGGCCATCTTCTCCGCCGGTACCTTCATGCCATCCTTAATCCATTTAGCTAAGACAGAGACAA
Proteins encoded:
- the coaA gene encoding type I pantothenate kinase codes for the protein MDKEFLHFEKINRQTWQNLHRKSTPPLSEEELNSIKSFNDLISLQDVTDIYLPLTHLIQIYKKAKEDLAFSKGIFLQQESKKQPFMIGISGSVAVGKSTTSRLLQILLSRTFSGSTVELVTTDGFLYPNATLIEQDILNRKGFPESYDMELLLDFLNGLKNGQSYQIPVYSHEIYDIVPDQKQTIQAADFIIVEGINVFQNPQNDRLYMTDFFDFSIYVDAEVANIESWYIDRFKKLLDRANDDPSNYYHRFTKQPEAEVLAFAHQVWESINLLNLKDYIEPTRNRAELILHKSANHEIDEIYLKR
- the rpsT gene encoding 30S ribosomal protein S20, encoding MEVKKLANIKSAIKRAELNVKHNEKNSAQKSAMRTAIKAFEANPSEELYRAASSAIDKAETKGLIHKNKASRDKARLAAKLG
- a CDS encoding DNA topology modulation protein, encoding MKITIIGYSGSGKSTLAKTLADHYQLSLLHLDRLQFLPNWQDNDPDKMEQEVLTFLDTKENWVIDGNYAWCQYERRLEESDWIIFLNFSRWNCLYRAWKRARHFRGQVRDSMATGCIEKLDWEFIRWVLWDGRQARQVTRYQTVGQTYSDKFIALKNQKELDRFLNKVKNDLLESK